In the genome of Curtobacterium sp. MCLR17_036, the window GCATCGAGGCGCACGCGGTCGAGGTCGTCTCCGCCGACGGCGTCGTCGAGCGACTGCCGGCGCAGCACACCCTGGCGTCCGTGCCGGACCCGGAGCGCACCGACCCGGCCGACCGCACGGGCATCGAGCTCGTCACGCTCGTCGTCGACCAGACCGAGCTCGACGCGGCGCCGCGGGGGACCGGCATGCTCGTGCACCCCGACGCCGCGCAGGTCGGGGCGAAGGCGCTCACGCACGCGACGGTGAAGTGGCCGTGGTTGGCCGAGGCAGCGGGTGGCCGCCACGTGCTGCGCCTCAGCTACGCGACGCCGGTCGCGACCGGTCCGGTGGACGGGGCCGACGCGGCGGACGTCGCCACGAGCCTCCCGGTCGACCCGTCCGGACCCGTCGGCAGCCGCGCGCTCGACGACGCGTCCACGCTGCTCGGTGTGCCGCTGGCGGCCGACCGCGTCGTCGGGGCGGCGCGCGTCCGGTGGCACGGGCCCGACCTGACCGCCGCGGGTCTGGCGGAGGGCGTCGTCGGCATCGGTGAGGCATCGTCCGGCCGGGGTCTGGCCGGCATCGTCGGCGCCGCACGGGCCGCAGCTGGGCGCATCCTGGAATCCTGAGCGGACCACCCGGCGACCGAGGGCTACTGTTGGCGAGAGCGCGGGACGTATTCCGTTCGGCGCATGACCACGCACACTGACCCAACGGAGGAATCGCACATGCGAGGAAAGCTCCTGTTCGTCGCCGGCGCAGCACTCGGGTACGTCCTGGGATCGCGAGCCGGACGGGCGCGGTACGAGCAGATCAAGACCGTCAGCGGCAAGATCTGGAACAGCAACGGCGTCCAGAAGGGCGTGCACGTCGCTGAGGACTTCGTCGCCGACAAGACCCCGGACGTCGCCGAGTTCATCGGTGAGACCACGAAGAAGGCCGTCCGCAAGGTCGGTCAGAAGAAGGACTCCACCACCTCATGACCGACACCCGCGATCGCCGGTCGCGTTCGCTGTTCGGCCTGGTCGGGGACGTCCCCAAGCTCGTCAAGGGCCTGGTCAAGGGCGAGATCGACCTGCTCAAGGCCGAGATGCTCGCGAAGGCGAAGATCTTCGGGCTCGCTGCCGGTCTGCTGGTCGGCGCGCTCGTCATCGTGCTCTACGCGATCGGCGTGCTGCTGACCGCCGCCGTGATGGGCCTGGCGACCGTGATGCCGGCCTGGCTGGCCGCGATCGTCATCGCCGTCGTCATGCTGATCGTCGCCGCGGTCCTCGGACTGCTCGGCTGGAAGCGCCTGAAGAAGGGCCTGCCGATCACGCCGAAGCGCACGATCGACAGCGTCAAGAACGACATCAACGCGGTGAAGGGGCTGGGCAAGAAGCCGACCCCGCCGACGCAGTACGGCAGCCGCAAGCCGGACGTCGGCGGCCGGTTCTGAGCCCCGACAGCCGCCCCACCGACGGAGGAACCGTGACCGACTCGCACGACGACCTGGCCGACCGCGTCGCCGCGACCCGCGCGCAGTTGTTCGACACCCTCGACGCGATCGAGGACAAGCTCAACGTGCCGAAGCAGCTCGGCATCGCGGCCGCGAAGGTCAAGCGAGGGATCGACGAGCAGCCCGTCCCGTACCTGGCCGGCCTCGCAGCCGGAGTGGCGGTGGTCGGGGGTATCGTCGTGATGGTGCTCCGACGGCGGTAGACCGGCTCCGAGCGCGGTCCACCCGGTCGGGGCGGCCATCACCCCTGGCAACCGATAGGACAACGGATCCATGAGTTCCACCGCGCCCGCATCCGCGCACGAGCACGACTCCTCTCCTGCGGTCGACCCCGCCACCGGGATCGACCCGAACCTGCTGACCGCGTACGCCCTCTGGGCCGTCTTCCGTCGGCCGCTCGGCCCGGTCCACCGCGTCGGTGACGACGCCGTGGCCGAGCTCGACGCCGTGATCGCGTCCGCCGCCGACCGCGGTGTGACCATCCGCGGCTTCTACGACGTCTCCGGCTTCCGTGCCGACGCCGACGTCATGGTGTGGCTGCACGGCGACGACGCCCAGGCGATCCAGGCCGTGCTGCGCGAGCTCCGACGCACCGGGCTGTTCCAGGACGCCGAGCCGGTGTGGCACGCGATGGCCATGCACCGCGAGGCCGAGTTCAACAAGCGGCACACCCCCGC includes:
- a CDS encoding phage holin family protein; its protein translation is MTDTRDRRSRSLFGLVGDVPKLVKGLVKGEIDLLKAEMLAKAKIFGLAAGLLVGALVIVLYAIGVLLTAAVMGLATVMPAWLAAIVIAVVMLIVAAVLGLLGWKRLKKGLPITPKRTIDSVKNDINAVKGLGKKPTPPTQYGSRKPDVGGRF
- a CDS encoding DUF3618 domain-containing protein, which codes for MTDSHDDLADRVAATRAQLFDTLDAIEDKLNVPKQLGIAAAKVKRGIDEQPVPYLAGLAAGVAVVGGIVVMVLRRR
- the hemQ gene encoding hydrogen peroxide-dependent heme synthase; this translates as MSSTAPASAHEHDSSPAVDPATGIDPNLLTAYALWAVFRRPLGPVHRVGDDAVAELDAVIASAADRGVTIRGFYDVSGFRADADVMVWLHGDDAQAIQAVLRELRRTGLFQDAEPVWHAMAMHREAEFNKRHTPAFLRGKDPEAWITVYPFVRSYEWYLLPEDERSTMLRDHGVAGAKYRRVLTNTIATFALSDYEWILPLESPDLVDLVDLMRDLRYTEARMHVREEVPFFTGRRVTTAELPEVLS